From Heteronotia binoei isolate CCM8104 ecotype False Entrance Well chromosome 3, APGP_CSIRO_Hbin_v1, whole genome shotgun sequence, a single genomic window includes:
- the CCDC82 gene encoding coiled-coil domain-containing protein 82, translating to METSRSYETRRSTRAKELAAKSRVDWNRTKRTKLLDSEEEEDESTSASEKETETSSEDEVEEKGESVVNGSKEETTVNESRLPDINAGCDGTVEDVEEESIVPGKHKRSRSSVMYEDSDGSDDSGIVRKVSAKRSCIIDEGDSSGEQEQHTSPAEEDSKRKQKRLMKLRELSQRLSTQTRSDSDHCEDAEDDVLLLKDTYPLFSNSVDIGDSADDDSMKDFIVEDDEEGKELKHEESEDDERQPQEKKHAKSHKTLLEHHIPGLVRFSPCVHLKRTVRAFLINSVDCTFLISLYEGERQKRYAQEMLSSLRYLDDRIIQPRLDNLLSRSRWKERYKERVDSYPNVNIIFGNAEQRSCQACELQRYCKLTVVLSGKSYNTRTMEIDDFMSHDKQRLKVGIVCGNRTEVYHRLKHFKYKLYQDCCSVMKQDEFQDEPLKDRVDRVFSQLEEDGWIQKHYADLEGYMNDADFFQEEKMD from the exons ATGGAAACAAGTAGAAGCTACGAAACGAGGAGAAGCACAAGAGCAAAAGAACTCGCAGCCAAATCTCGGGTCGATTGGAATCGGACTAAGAGAACCAAATTGCTTGAcagtgaggaagaggaggatgaaaGCACATCCGCATCAGAGAAGGAAACTGAAACCAGTTCAGAAGATGAAGTGGAGGAAAAAGGTGAATCAGTAGTTAATGGAAGCAAAGAAGAAACCACAGTTAATGAGAGTCGGCTTCCAGACATCAACGCAGGCTGCGATGGCACCGTAGAAGACGTGGAAGAAGAAAGCATCGTTCCGGGGAAGCACAAAAGGTCACGATCATCCGTGATGTACGAAGATAGCGACGGAAGTGATGACAGTGGCATTGTTAGAAAAGTGTCTGCTAAACGCAGTTGCATAATAGACGAGGGAGATTCATCTGGCGAACAGGAGCAGCACACATCTCCTGCAGAGGAAGAttcaaaaagaaaacagaagaggCTGATGAAGCTGCGAGAACTTTCCCAGCGGCTGTCGACTCAGACGAGGAGTGACAGCGATCATTGTGAG GATGCTGAAGATGATGTCTTATTATTGAAAGATACCTATCCATTATTCTCCAACTCGGTTGACATTGGTGACTCAGCTGACGATGATAGCATGAAGGATTTCATTGTGGAGGACGATGAGGAAGGCAAAGAGTTGAAACATGAGGAATCTGAGGATGATGAAAGGCAGCCACAAGAGAAGAAGCATGCCAAGTCACACAAAACGCTGTTGGAGCATCATATTCCAGGCT TGGTTCGTTTTAGCCCTTGTGTCCACTTGAAAAGAACTGTGAGAGCCTTTCTCATCAATTCAGTTGATTGCACATTTTTGATCTCACTATACG AAGGGGAAAGGCAGAAGAGATATGCACAAGAGATGCTGAGTTCACTTCGTTACTTGGACGACCGTATTATTCAGCCTCGTCTTGACAATTTGCTCTCCAGAAGTCGTTGGAAAGAACGTTATAAG GAACGTGTGGATAGTTACCCTAATGTCAACATAATTTTTGGAAATGCAGAACAACGTTCCTGCCAGGCCTGTGAACTGCAGAGGTACTGCAAACTCACAGTGGTTCTGTCAGGAAAATCATACAATACCAGAACCATGGAAATAGATGACTTCATGTCGCATGACAAACAG AGATTAAAGGTCGGGATTGTGTGCGGAAATCGTACTGAAGTTTATCACAGACTGAAGCATTTTAAATACAAGTTGTATCAGGATTGCTGCTCTGTTATGAAGCAAGACGAATTTCAGGACGAGCCACTTAAAGACAGAGTGGACAGAGTCTTCAGTCAGCTGGAAGAAGATGGCTGGATCCAGAAG CACTATGCAGATCTCGAAGGCTACATGAATGATGCAGACTTCTTCCAAGAGGAAAAAATGGACTGA